A single region of the Lactobacillus isalae genome encodes:
- a CDS encoding glycosyltransferase produces MDKVSIIVPVYNVENYLNQCITSIVHQTYRNLEIILIDDGSPDTCPQLCDEWAKRDDRVKVIHKQNGGLSDARNVGLSEATGKYILFVDSDDWISLNMVSNLVQIMENENADMSICQFANVFPDGRIEANSLFEKSKMVLNRKAAFNLLIEDTSLTNHVWRKMYKRELISKSVFPKGKNFEDIYAMPSLLEKCKRIVCINKVEYFYRQNDEGIIQNKSLSNYKDQIDALEFAKNKIISIEPRLQEKVYSYQIVKLIGILRELVKSRSNDLLKLKEIVENNILSIPISTYKDIPGKKNKLIYLFLKRSDKISLLYNAGNKLKKIYRPIKNKKQSNKDKKELLQKITQNNRPKFYIIGTPEYGNLGDQALMFGEFEFINKYFPNYTIIPIPQRQLYMVEKVKNYITKEDIVALQAGGNIGTLYPGIHKVQEDAIFKLRDKNLIIFPQTFFYENSEQGKKSLENTYEVYKRCKNLTVFVRDDKSLELLHKYMPKVDAYLVPDMVLMLGFNGTMYDKDNTQREGALILLRHDSEQTLIWEEQNKIFTKLEEKFNTVLESDMHMYHDFESVSDAKESVKRQLQLVRQSELVVTDRLHGMIFAYLTNTPCIVLKSKSPKILGVYQWIKNRKNICLIDKIEDMDQKLEVVEKQSSDNNNKIEERFSEIAKIIKEKGLNGVKNN; encoded by the coding sequence ATGGATAAAGTATCAATAATTGTTCCTGTATATAATGTAGAAAATTATTTAAATCAATGTATAACCTCTATTGTCCATCAAACATATAGAAATTTAGAAATAATATTAATTGATGACGGATCACCTGATACTTGTCCTCAATTATGTGATGAGTGGGCAAAAAGAGATGATAGAGTAAAAGTAATCCATAAACAAAATGGAGGTTTATCGGATGCGCGCAATGTTGGATTAAGTGAAGCAACTGGAAAGTATATTCTGTTTGTTGATTCTGATGACTGGATTTCATTGAATATGGTTTCAAATTTAGTCCAAATAATGGAAAATGAAAATGCAGATATGAGTATTTGTCAATTTGCAAATGTTTTTCCAGATGGAAGAATAGAAGCTAATTCCTTATTTGAAAAATCAAAAATGGTTTTGAATAGAAAAGCTGCATTTAATTTGCTTATTGAAGATACATCTCTTACAAATCATGTATGGCGGAAAATGTATAAACGTGAACTTATTAGTAAAAGTGTTTTTCCAAAAGGAAAAAACTTTGAAGATATTTATGCAATGCCATCACTTTTAGAGAAATGCAAGAGAATAGTATGTATAAATAAAGTAGAATATTTCTATCGGCAAAATGATGAGGGAATTATTCAAAATAAATCCTTATCGAATTATAAAGATCAAATTGATGCCTTAGAATTCGCAAAAAATAAAATAATTTCTATTGAGCCAAGACTACAAGAAAAGGTTTATAGTTATCAAATAGTTAAATTAATTGGAATTTTACGCGAGCTTGTTAAAAGTAGAAGTAATGACTTATTAAAGCTAAAAGAAATTGTAGAGAATAATATTTTATCCATTCCGATTTCAACATATAAAGATATACCAGGGAAAAAAAATAAATTAATCTATTTGTTTTTAAAACGATCTGATAAGATTTCTTTATTATATAATGCCGGTAATAAGTTAAAGAAAATATATCGCCCAATAAAGAATAAAAAACAAAGTAATAAAGATAAAAAAGAATTACTTCAAAAAATTACTCAAAATAATCGGCCGAAGTTTTATATAATAGGAACGCCAGAATATGGTAATTTAGGTGACCAGGCGTTAATGTTTGGAGAGTTTGAGTTTATCAATAAATATTTTCCTAATTATACAATCATTCCTATTCCACAGCGCCAATTATATATGGTAGAAAAAGTAAAAAATTATATAACCAAAGAAGATATTGTTGCACTTCAAGCCGGAGGAAATATCGGTACTCTTTATCCAGGGATTCATAAGGTTCAGGAAGATGCAATCTTTAAATTAAGAGACAAAAATTTAATAATATTTCCTCAAACTTTTTTCTATGAAAACTCGGAACAAGGGAAAAAGAGTTTAGAAAATACATATGAAGTCTATAAAAGGTGTAAAAATTTAACAGTTTTTGTAAGAGACGATAAGTCGTTAGAGTTATTACATAAATACATGCCAAAAGTAGACGCATATCTAGTACCTGATATGGTATTGATGTTAGGCTTTAATGGAACCATGTATGATAAGGATAATACTCAACGAGAAGGAGCTCTTATTTTACTTAGACATGATAGTGAGCAAACGTTAATATGGGAAGAACAAAATAAAATTTTCACAAAACTTGAAGAAAAATTTAATACTGTATTAGAATCTGATATGCATATGTATCATGATTTTGAATCTGTTTCTGATGCTAAGGAAAGTGTAAAAAGACAGCTACAGTTGGTTCGTCAATCTGAACTTGTGGTAACTGATCGCTTACATGGTATGATTTTTGCGTATCTTACAAATACCCCTTGCATCGTTTTAAAAAGTAAAAGTCCCAAAATATTAGGTGTATACCAATGGATAAAAAATAGAAAAAATATATGTTTAATAGATAAAATTGAGGATATGGATCAAAAATTAGAAGTAGTAGAAAAACAATCTTCTGATAACAATAACAAAATAGAAGAAAGATTTTCCGAAATTGCAAAAATTATTAAGGAAAAGGGATTAAATGGCGTCAAGAACAACTAA
- a CDS encoding sce7725 family protein, whose translation MYFPYLRGKLYELVAIRELIQKNLIQSSYISPIIEPVRDNGTFNSLIKVSNENKYVLNIISNPQVGEYSDLDKLKSIIDSNEYLRNSVIVLENQKNGFNKGDLLFYTSPVKGLDCDDIQTINVTPYDLDYNAIIRPEQPRVVFTDSFDKKDRNADYLKYPDVNFSNYHKLYKSAGFYGYGDYSIIGEDYSDSGFAPFAVAIHIVYFDDNNALRLKHFVSKSNDDMYNPANKLHEALEEMNRWYSSADFDKDKNDSVGLQELENLYLHDKYSGLGYLKKLELMHHFEIMNRYLMKKE comes from the coding sequence ATGTATTTCCCATATTTAAGAGGAAAATTGTACGAATTAGTAGCAATTAGAGAATTGATTCAAAAAAATTTAATTCAATCTAGTTATATATCACCAATTATTGAACCGGTTAGAGATAATGGGACGTTTAATAGTTTAATTAAGGTTTCTAATGAGAATAAATATGTCCTAAATATAATTAGTAATCCACAAGTGGGTGAATACAGTGATTTAGATAAATTAAAAAGTATAATAGACAGTAATGAATATTTAAGAAACAGTGTAATTGTTTTAGAGAATCAAAAAAATGGTTTTAATAAAGGTGATCTTTTATTTTATACATCACCGGTTAAAGGACTAGATTGTGATGATATTCAAACTATAAATGTTACTCCGTATGATTTAGATTACAACGCTATAATAAGACCAGAGCAGCCTAGAGTTGTATTTACGGATTCTTTTGACAAAAAGGATAGAAATGCTGACTATTTAAAATATCCGGATGTAAATTTTTCTAATTATCATAAATTATATAAGAGTGCAGGTTTTTATGGATATGGTGATTATTCAATAATTGGTGAAGACTATTCGGATTCGGGATTTGCACCTTTTGCTGTTGCAATTCATATAGTATATTTTGATGATAATAATGCACTTCGTTTGAAACATTTTGTATCAAAAAGTAATGATGATATGTATAATCCGGCTAATAAGTTACATGAAGCATTAGAAGAAATGAATAGATGGTATTCTTCTGCAGATTTTGATAAGGATAAAAATGATTCGGTAGGTTTACAAGAACTTGAAAATTTATATTTGCATGATAAATATTCAGGGTTAGGTTATCTAAAAAAACTTGAATTAATGCATCATTTTGAAATAATGAATCGCTACTTGATGAAAAAGGAATAA
- a CDS encoding BCCT family transporter: MKKKISKIDLSLISIPLLSVLFLSCIFLIFPNESKSFLVNIRSEINKYFSGYYLWVGILFLLSTLVLAFLPLGNIKIGKESDKPIYPPLKWGMMIFTSTMSADVIFYSLCEWMMYIGEPTIQSKNNPFEWSLTYSLFHWGPIAWSFYIMLAVAFGYMLYVSQNKKQKFSEACRPIFGKAIDGLVGKIIDLIAIFSLVAATATTFSMSLPLLAQVAKTLFHIGTVQGWSLILMAVIVIIYLSVSLLGLKAMSRFSVIAFSMFGLLLLYVLLVGGGVSSDFLAGGAAIRNLTTNFISLALPNKINSFTQNWTVYYWSYWIVWCVATPFFIGSISKGKKIREIILGAYFWGLSGTFLSFIILSNFGIREQIRGIINVTALLSKDVSYPVIITTLFKTLPHYEWGLIILSGAMIGLYCTVFDSITMVISKYSYKNLLVEETPSKKMRAFWAIAFSIFPLVLILTGESVYNIQSVAIIAALPTSIVMILIVISFYKSLLGRKKD; encoded by the coding sequence ATGAAGAAAAAAATTTCTAAAATAGATCTTTCGTTGATCTCTATTCCTCTATTATCGGTTTTATTTTTAAGTTGTATATTTCTTATTTTCCCCAATGAATCAAAAAGTTTCTTAGTAAATATTCGTTCGGAAATTAATAAATATTTCTCTGGTTATTATCTTTGGGTAGGAATTCTATTTTTATTAAGTACGTTGGTCTTAGCTTTTTTACCATTAGGAAATATAAAAATAGGAAAGGAAAGCGATAAGCCAATTTATCCACCTCTTAAATGGGGGATGATGATTTTTACCTCTACAATGTCAGCGGATGTCATTTTTTATTCCTTGTGTGAGTGGATGATGTATATTGGAGAGCCGACTATTCAAAGCAAAAATAATCCATTTGAGTGGTCGTTGACGTATTCATTATTTCACTGGGGTCCGATTGCATGGTCATTTTATATTATGCTGGCAGTTGCATTTGGATATATGCTTTATGTATCGCAAAATAAAAAGCAAAAATTTTCTGAAGCTTGTCGACCAATATTTGGAAAAGCGATTGATGGTCTTGTAGGTAAGATTATTGATTTAATTGCAATTTTTTCTTTAGTTGCTGCTACAGCCACTACTTTTTCAATGTCACTTCCTTTATTAGCTCAAGTTGCGAAAACTTTGTTTCATATAGGAACTGTACAAGGTTGGTCTTTAATTTTAATGGCAGTGATAGTAATAATTTATTTATCGGTCTCTTTACTTGGCTTAAAAGCAATGAGCCGTTTTTCAGTAATAGCTTTCTCTATGTTTGGACTTTTATTATTATATGTCTTACTTGTAGGAGGTGGAGTGAGTTCTGACTTCTTGGCAGGCGGAGCTGCAATAAGAAATTTAACTACTAATTTTATTTCTTTAGCACTGCCAAATAAAATTAATAGTTTTACTCAAAATTGGACTGTATACTATTGGTCCTATTGGATTGTTTGGTGTGTTGCTACTCCATTTTTTATTGGAAGTATCAGTAAAGGGAAAAAAATTCGTGAAATTATTCTAGGTGCATATTTTTGGGGATTGAGTGGCACTTTCTTATCCTTTATTATTTTGAGTAATTTTGGGATTAGAGAACAAATTCGAGGAATTATCAATGTTACAGCTTTATTAAGCAAAGACGTTTCTTATCCGGTAATCATAACTACTCTTTTTAAAACTTTACCTCATTATGAATGGGGATTAATTATTCTTAGTGGGGCAATGATAGGATTATACTGTACGGTTTTTGATTCTATAACTATGGTCATTTCCAAATACTCATACAAGAATTTACTTGTAGAAGAAACTCCAAGTAAAAAAATGAGAGCATTTTGGGCAATTGCTTTTAGTATTTTTCCTTTAGTACTGATTCTGACTGGGGAGTCTGTTTATAATATTCAATCAGTGGCGATTATTGCTGCACTACCAACTAGTATAGTTATGATTTTAATTGTAATTAGTTTTTATAAGAGTTTGCTTGGGCGGAAGAAAGATTGA
- a CDS encoding sce7726 family protein, translated as MDILLNRVFTAKELDSLVKYKSMKYVEKATERYGITSKDLATQIKDIYAYLGNHHRNEYFYKNQLLNNIVLGRHSPNTTSALREVPVANSIADFLVMNGKAQVYEIKTELDTLQRLNRQIDDYYKAFSYVNVITDKKYVNKIKKIVNQDVGIFTLTNRNQIHIERKPQLHSQNLDSKVLFKLLRKPEFEKINKEKFGELPKVGASKYYDANYRLFSTLSVSEQQKSVTFALKQRNLNRFKGKATLLKECPKELRELIYFSKLKDQQIETLINILKMKEG; from the coding sequence GTGGATATCTTATTAAATCGCGTCTTTACTGCAAAAGAATTAGATTCTTTAGTGAAATATAAATCGATGAAATATGTCGAAAAAGCAACTGAAAGATACGGGATAACATCTAAGGATTTAGCTACACAGATAAAGGATATATATGCTTATTTAGGAAATCACCATAGGAATGAATATTTCTATAAAAATCAGTTACTTAATAATATTGTGTTAGGTAGACATAGCCCAAATACAACCAGTGCTTTGAGAGAAGTGCCAGTTGCAAATTCAATAGCTGATTTCCTTGTTATGAATGGAAAAGCACAAGTTTATGAAATAAAAACAGAATTGGATACTTTGCAGAGATTGAATAGACAAATAGACGATTATTACAAAGCTTTTTCATATGTTAATGTAATTACTGATAAAAAATACGTTAATAAAATTAAAAAAATTGTAAATCAAGATGTTGGAATATTTACTCTTACTAATAGAAATCAAATCCATATAGAGAGAAAACCTCAATTACATAGTCAGAATTTGGACAGCAAAGTTTTGTTTAAATTATTAAGAAAACCTGAGTTCGAAAAAATTAATAAAGAAAAGTTTGGAGAACTTCCTAAAGTGGGTGCATCAAAATATTATGATGCTAATTATCGCTTATTCTCAACGTTGTCAGTGAGTGAACAACAGAAGAGTGTTACGTTCGCATTGAAACAACGAAATTTAAATAGGTTCAAAGGAAAAGCAACGTTATTAAAAGAATGTCCAAAAGAATTGAGAGAACTTATTTATTTTTCTAAACTCAAAGATCAGCAAATAGAAACTTTAATAAATATTTTAAAAATGAAAGAGGGATAA
- a CDS encoding lipopolysaccharide biosynthesis protein yields the protein MASRTTNSIKNIIFSLAFQLVTLILSFVNRTIFIWILGVNYLGISGLFSDILSMLSLADLGFGVALTYSMYDPLAKHDYERLAGLINLYKKVYRIIALAVTVIGVALVPFLKYLIHLDKPIPHITLYYLLFLANTVASYLVVYKTSILTADQKEYKLNKYRSIFSILQTTFMTIFLWLTHNYTVYLCVQVAFTYMQNFYCSYVAEKEYPFIKKKVELPFKDVKEIFKNLYSVFLYKISGVLLNATDNTLISVLIGTSVVGIYSNYSLIITRATNLINTVFYSLTASLGNLVVKENAERRFKVFQMMQSMSVILSTICVCGFTFLIQDFIRLWLGNKYVLSNEVLIAIIINFYLGIILLPIWVYREATGLYQQTKYVMVLTAIINLGLSIVMGRTIGLAGILFASAIARLTTYFWFEPVLLFKEYFGISSWVYFKGIIKSLIFTLGLMLAELLSANRYYPTTWIQFFFKVVMIGGMTVILVLMFYFNSPGLELIKEKFRKNR from the coding sequence ATGGCGTCAAGAACAACTAATTCGATAAAAAATATTATTTTTAGTTTAGCTTTTCAATTGGTTACGCTTATATTAAGTTTTGTTAATCGAACTATATTTATATGGATACTAGGTGTTAATTATTTAGGTATTTCTGGTTTGTTCAGCGATATTTTATCAATGTTATCATTAGCTGATCTAGGTTTTGGTGTTGCGTTAACTTACAGTATGTATGATCCGTTAGCAAAACATGACTATGAGCGCTTAGCAGGTTTGATTAATCTGTATAAAAAAGTTTATAGAATTATCGCATTGGCAGTTACTGTTATAGGGGTAGCCTTGGTACCTTTTTTAAAATATTTAATCCATTTAGATAAGCCAATTCCACATATAACATTGTATTATCTTTTATTCTTAGCTAATACAGTTGCGTCTTATTTGGTCGTATATAAGACTTCAATTTTAACAGCTGATCAAAAAGAATATAAATTAAATAAGTATAGAAGTATTTTCAGTATATTACAAACTACTTTTATGACTATATTCTTGTGGTTGACGCATAATTATACTGTTTATTTATGTGTTCAAGTAGCATTTACGTATATGCAAAATTTTTATTGTTCTTATGTAGCAGAAAAAGAGTATCCTTTTATTAAAAAGAAGGTTGAATTACCTTTTAAAGATGTAAAAGAGATCTTTAAAAACTTGTATTCGGTGTTTTTATATAAAATTTCAGGTGTATTATTAAATGCAACAGATAATACATTGATTTCTGTATTAATAGGGACTAGTGTAGTTGGTATATATTCAAACTATTCTTTAATTATTACTAGAGCTACAAATTTAATTAATACAGTTTTTTATTCTTTAACGGCTAGTTTAGGAAACTTAGTGGTTAAAGAAAATGCTGAAAGAAGATTTAAAGTATTCCAAATGATGCAGTCTATGAGTGTCATTTTATCAACGATTTGTGTTTGTGGATTTACCTTTTTAATTCAAGATTTTATTAGATTATGGCTTGGAAATAAATATGTGTTGAGTAATGAAGTCTTGATTGCAATTATTATTAATTTCTATTTAGGAATAATTCTTTTACCAATTTGGGTATATAGAGAAGCAACAGGACTTTATCAACAAACTAAATATGTCATGGTATTAACAGCAATTATAAATTTAGGTTTGTCGATCGTCATGGGAAGAACTATTGGATTGGCAGGTATTCTTTTTGCTTCTGCTATTGCTCGATTAACTACTTATTTTTGGTTTGAACCAGTTCTACTGTTTAAGGAATATTTCGGAATATCAAGTTGGGTATATTTTAAAGGAATAATTAAAAGTTTGATTTTTACACTTGGTTTAATGCTTGCAGAATTGTTGTCTGCTAATCGTTACTATCCTACTACTTGGATACAGTTTTTCTTTAAAGTAGTAATGATTGGAGGCATGACAGTAATTTTAGTTTTAATGTTTTACTTTAATAGTCCGGGCTTAGAACTGATTAAAGAAAAATTTAGAAAAAATCGGTAA
- a CDS encoding phosphotransferase translates to MNTKEIEVLRTIKPGISQRDLAKKLNISLGKVNQIISELKGQKFIDQNNNITTKAKVYFESHHPKNAIILAAGYGMRMVPINTEEPKGLLEVKGETLIERMIKQLHEVGIKNIEIVVGFMKEHYEFLIDKYNVNLVVNSHYKDWNNIYSLFLVNNAISNTYVLPCDVWFKTNPFSTVEDKSWYLFGEEIVTGSDWQVKNNGKVRFKASNGNKMIGLAYINSTHGKIVSKRLEEMIKKEHRTSFWEDVLEDKKTFLLNGKVISDDSHAEINSYEQLLDLDSRSTHLKNDAIEIIEQVLKVNKKDIHNIHTLKKGMTNRSFIFTVNNKRYIMRIPGEGTDKLIDRKEEYDVYQKVKTEPYTEKILYLNPDNGYKISEFLENTRNSDANNFQDVKNSMNVLRQFHKQNYQVNHTFGIWKQIDFYESLRSTDSAYRDYSETKDNVLKLKKFIEDNVDRWSLCHIDANSDNFLIDQNENVFLIDWEYAGMQDPDLDIAMYAIYAGYNKDEIDELIDIYYENKCKDNIRHKIYAYVAVGGLLWSNWCEYKQSLGLDFGEYSIAQYRYAKEYSKLVLKYLEKKND, encoded by the coding sequence ATGAACACAAAAGAAATTGAAGTATTAAGAACAATAAAACCAGGTATTAGCCAAAGAGATTTAGCTAAAAAGCTTAATATCTCACTTGGAAAAGTTAATCAGATAATTAGTGAATTAAAAGGGCAAAAATTTATAGACCAAAATAACAATATTACTACTAAGGCCAAAGTATATTTTGAGTCTCATCATCCAAAAAATGCGATTATTCTTGCAGCAGGATATGGGATGAGAATGGTGCCTATTAATACTGAGGAACCAAAAGGGTTGCTGGAAGTTAAAGGTGAAACTTTAATTGAACGCATGATTAAACAATTACATGAAGTGGGAATTAAAAATATTGAAATTGTAGTCGGCTTCATGAAGGAACATTATGAATTTTTAATTGATAAATATAATGTCAATTTAGTTGTTAATTCTCATTATAAGGATTGGAATAATATCTACTCTTTATTTTTAGTTAATAATGCTATATCCAATACTTATGTTCTCCCTTGTGATGTATGGTTTAAAACTAATCCATTTTCTACGGTTGAAGATAAATCGTGGTATTTATTTGGGGAAGAAATAGTAACGGGATCGGATTGGCAAGTTAAAAATAATGGTAAGGTGCGTTTTAAGGCATCAAATGGAAATAAAATGATTGGTCTTGCATATATAAATAGTACGCATGGAAAAATTGTTTCAAAAAGACTAGAAGAAATGATTAAAAAGGAGCATCGTACTTCTTTCTGGGAAGATGTTTTAGAGGATAAAAAAACGTTCTTGCTAAATGGTAAAGTTATTTCTGATGATTCACATGCTGAAATTAATTCTTATGAACAATTGCTAGACTTAGATTCAAGATCAACTCATTTAAAAAATGACGCAATTGAGATTATCGAACAAGTTTTAAAGGTAAATAAAAAAGATATTCATAATATTCATACTTTAAAAAAAGGAATGACAAATAGATCGTTCATTTTTACAGTTAATAATAAAAGGTATATTATGCGGATTCCTGGTGAAGGAACAGATAAGCTGATCGATCGAAAAGAAGAGTATGATGTTTACCAAAAAGTGAAAACAGAGCCATATACTGAAAAAATATTATATTTAAATCCAGATAATGGATACAAAATATCTGAATTTCTAGAAAATACTAGAAATAGCGATGCAAATAATTTTCAAGATGTTAAAAATAGTATGAATGTCTTACGACAATTTCATAAGCAAAACTATCAAGTTAATCATACTTTTGGCATTTGGAAGCAGATAGATTTTTATGAAAGTCTTAGAAGTACAGATTCAGCTTATCGAGATTATTCAGAAACGAAGGACAATGTTCTCAAGCTAAAAAAATTTATTGAAGATAATGTTGATAGATGGTCTTTATGTCATATAGATGCCAATTCAGATAACTTCTTGATTGATCAGAACGAAAATGTATTTCTTATCGATTGGGAATATGCTGGTATGCAGGATCCTGATTTGGATATTGCAATGTATGCCATTTATGCTGGCTATAATAAAGACGAAATCGATGAACTAATAGATATTTACTATGAAAATAAATGTAAAGATAATATTAGACATAAAATTTATGCTTATGTTGCTGTAGGAGGACTACTGTGGAGTAACTGGTGTGAATATAAGCAATCATTAGGACTAGATTTTGGTGAATATTCAATCGCACAATATCGTTATGCAAAAGAGTATAGTAAATTAGTTTTAAAGTATTTGGAGAAGAAGAATGACTAA
- a CDS encoding LicD family protein, translating to MKHFLTDKERKKVQEYEITILEQFDKICKQYNLNYTVAAGTMIGAVRHKGFIPWDDDIDVYMLRKDFNKLREIAPKELPKNMFYQSHHTDSEYYYLFDKIRLNGTIFKETFLSNHNINHGVFIDVFPIDAISDNAFKSNWQYFRYRFYRLGLMAKYVNLDARKGKKKKVVQILQKLYAFADINNLYDKCERIANESLKLEGSTKFVRNLNSLGSDGKKETYSTNSFKNFHPTQFENSNFAISDNFDEMLTKLYGDYMQLPPAEDRKTRHDLKELKL from the coding sequence ATGAAACATTTTTTAACAGACAAAGAAAGAAAAAAAGTTCAAGAATATGAAATTACGATTTTAGAACAATTTGACAAAATATGTAAACAGTATAATTTGAATTATACTGTTGCGGCAGGCACAATGATTGGGGCCGTTAGACATAAAGGATTTATTCCATGGGATGATGATATAGATGTCTATATGCTAAGAAAAGACTTCAATAAATTACGTGAAATTGCTCCTAAAGAATTACCTAAAAATATGTTTTATCAATCGCATCATACTGATTCGGAATATTATTATTTATTTGATAAAATTCGATTAAATGGAACTATTTTTAAAGAAACTTTTCTTTCTAACCATAATATTAATCATGGTGTATTTATTGATGTATTTCCAATCGATGCTATTTCCGATAATGCATTTAAAAGTAATTGGCAATATTTTCGCTATCGATTTTACAGATTAGGTTTAATGGCAAAGTATGTTAATTTAGATGCTAGAAAAGGAAAAAAGAAAAAAGTGGTTCAAATTTTGCAGAAATTATATGCTTTTGCAGATATAAATAATTTGTATGACAAGTGTGAAAGAATTGCAAATGAGAGCCTAAAATTAGAAGGATCTACTAAATTTGTGAGAAATTTGAACAGTTTAGGTAGTGATGGGAAAAAGGAAACATATTCTACGAATTCTTTTAAAAATTTTCATCCTACTCAGTTTGAAAATTCAAATTTTGCAATCTCAGATAATTTTGATGAAATGTTAACAAAATTATATGGTGACTATATGCAGTTGCCACCCGCTGAAGATAGAAAAACAAGACATGATCTTAAAGAATTAAAATTATAA
- a CDS encoding sugar phosphate nucleotidyltransferase, with the protein MTKLDNAIIMAAGLGTRMRPLTNETPKPLVKVNGTRMIESIIQALHRKNINDITIVTGYLADKFDFLPKKYAGVKLINNPYFNKYNNISSLYVARKELKNTIILDGDQLIYNPEILSADFEKSGYAGSLINEWSDEWIMHTDNKGRVISCDRDGGDHGWRLYSVSKWNANDSAILGELVEKEFENKNYDIYWDDVPMFIYADKFNLSVHKINKEDIVEIDSIEELADIDSSYKRYVK; encoded by the coding sequence ATGACTAAATTAGATAATGCAATAATAATGGCAGCCGGTTTAGGAACCAGAATGAGACCTTTAACTAATGAGACGCCTAAACCCTTAGTAAAGGTAAATGGAACTAGAATGATCGAAAGTATTATTCAGGCGTTGCATCGGAAAAATATAAATGATATTACAATCGTAACGGGATATTTAGCAGATAAGTTTGATTTTTTACCCAAAAAGTATGCTGGTGTTAAGCTAATTAATAATCCATATTTTAACAAGTATAATAATATTTCTTCTCTATATGTGGCTAGAAAAGAGTTAAAAAATACAATCATTTTAGATGGTGATCAATTAATCTATAATCCAGAAATTTTAAGTGCTGATTTTGAAAAATCAGGTTATGCAGGAAGTTTAATTAATGAATGGTCAGATGAATGGATAATGCATACTGATAACAAAGGTAGAGTTATATCTTGTGATCGAGATGGTGGCGACCATGGTTGGCGGCTATACAGTGTTTCTAAATGGAATGCTAACGATAGTGCTATACTAGGAGAACTTGTAGAAAAGGAATTTGAAAATAAAAACTATGATATTTATTGGGATGACGTTCCAATGTTTATCTATGCTGATAAGTTTAACCTTTCTGTACATAAAATAAATAAAGAAGATATTGTTGAAATTGATAGTATTGAAGAATTAGCTGATATAGATTCTTCATATAAAAGATATGTAAAGTAA